Proteins found in one Victivallis lenta genomic segment:
- a CDS encoding SGNH/GDSL hydrolase family protein, producing MRTTQWYGKKVAFLGDSITDKCHVGTTKNYWQFLRDYLGVEHLVYGVNGWSWAGLVKQAEALKQEHGTEFDAILVFMGTNDYNSNVPLGEWFATHEEEVNSHGTMMKKLRREFRMDPDTFRGRINIGLKYLKENFPLQQIILLTPVHRGYANFGGANVQPEETFPNDIGVYVDDYVSALREAGSLWSVPVIDLFAVSGLFPVNDAYAQFFHDADTDRLHPNAAGHDRIAKTLVYQLLALPATFR from the coding sequence ATGAGAACAACTCAATGGTACGGGAAAAAGGTCGCCTTCCTGGGCGATTCCATTACGGATAAATGTCATGTCGGAACAACAAAGAATTACTGGCAGTTCCTGCGCGACTATCTCGGCGTCGAACATCTGGTTTACGGCGTCAACGGCTGGAGCTGGGCGGGACTCGTCAAGCAGGCGGAAGCTCTGAAACAGGAGCACGGAACGGAGTTCGATGCGATTCTCGTTTTCATGGGAACCAACGACTACAACAGCAACGTCCCTCTCGGCGAATGGTTTGCGACGCATGAGGAGGAGGTGAATTCGCACGGTACGATGATGAAGAAACTGCGCCGCGAGTTCCGCATGGATCCGGATACTTTCCGCGGCCGCATCAACATCGGTCTGAAGTATTTGAAAGAGAATTTCCCGCTTCAGCAGATTATTCTCCTGACTCCGGTCCATCGCGGCTACGCGAACTTCGGCGGAGCGAACGTTCAGCCGGAAGAGACCTTTCCGAACGACATCGGCGTTTATGTGGACGATTACGTTTCCGCTTTGCGCGAAGCGGGGAGCCTCTGGTCGGTTCCCGTGATCGACCTGTTTGCCGTAAGCGGTCTTTTCCCCGTGAACGACGCCTATGCGCAGTTCTTCCACGATGCGGATACGGACCGCCTTCATCCGAACGCCGCCGGACACGACCGTATCGCGAAGACTCTGGTGTATCAGCTTCTCGCCCTGCCCGCCACTTTCCGGTGA